In Hemibagrus wyckioides isolate EC202008001 linkage group LG16, SWU_Hwy_1.0, whole genome shotgun sequence, the sequence AGCTTCTCTCTCTGGTTAGACTCTGCTTTGCATCTCAGTTGAACATACTTCAGGGATCACACCTTCTAAGGTATGGAcatggtggctcagtggtcaaggcactgggtcactgatcagaaggttgaggTTCAAGCCACCAAGCTATCaatgttgggcccttaaccctgcttggttaaggctctgggttgttgatagGAGGCTTGTGGTTCATAGCTGATAAAGGACCCCtacccaacttcctcagcttctTCTTTTAATGCCTCTTCTCATGTAGACTGTGGATTCAGGTGAAGCAGGTGCCTGCAAATCCCATGCAGCTGATCTCAACCAAGTCACACTGGGTTCTCCGCTTGATTCAGCAGCCCTGCTCCACAAGGTCCTCAAAATTCTTGTTGGCATCTTCCACTCTCAGAATCCCACTTAGATATGGAAAGAACAAGCAGAACCTCTTCATGCTAAAAGGAAATTTAAAGAGACTGTGCAAAACCAGATTATCTCCACTTCTTCAAATTTACTAACCTTAACATTGCATAATATTGTCTGTACAGTTTAGATCAGTAGATTGTGCTGTTGTATGTCTCAAAGGTGCTAGACATTCTGCCAAAATATCATGTGAATAATGATGAAATGCTGCTGAATGTTTTTGAAGAAGGAAAAGACATTGCTTCATTTCCAGGGTCTTGTTTTCTCACCACAGTTATAGTTTGCATAATTTAACTGAGAATTATTAAGAAAGATAGTTGGTTAGACATTGTGAAATAATAGAATACAGTATTGATATGTAACGGTAACAGGAACCACCTGGTGAAGCAGTGGTTTGTGTCTTTCACACTAAAGAGGTGAAAGGGCTCTCCTGTAAGGAAGTAATTCAGGGCTTGTAACATGATGTGAGCACCACCTGCTAAATTactctgtataaataaaaacccAGACAATGGAGAAGAAACTGGCGAAGAATCTGGCGAAATCATCCGACACCAGAGCATAAGATATAGATACAAACTGTTTTTTTGGAACCCAGGTGAGGTTTTCCACAACAGCAGGAACCAATTTCTAACGTGCAGAGCATCAAAGAAGCACAAGGATCAGGGCTAAAGAGCAGAAAAAGGATCAATACAACAAGTCAAAGGCTGAAAGCAGCCACAGCTAGAAACGTATTGTGACCTATGGTAGCAAACCCTGCACTGAGAAGAAAGATGTAACACTTAATCTGCTTAAGAAATCTGTAATTTACTACTTTAACCAATGCTGTTTCAGTACTGTACAAAATTCTAACTGAAATATGCTATGCATGTGATAcatatgtgagtatgtgtttagCTACAAAGTGATAATTTACAAATGAGCCAAAAGTCTTAAAATGGGTTCTGTGGCCACTAAAGGTCAGTTTCTATTGCAATTTTGAATCTAGTAATTTTAATAACACAGGTACTGTGGGTTTTATGGCTTCCGTTAACTGCCAACATATTACTGCGCccatgtaaataatgtaactatgtttttttaattgaataaaGGCagttgaggataaaatgttgtaTCCATTGATATGTCTTGAAATCAAGTATATCCTTTGTTTTGACAAAACACAGACCtgataatattttgtttaactTATATAAATGGATGCTGCATCTGAGAACATGCAGCAGTATGGATATTTCAAAAGATAATGCTATTATTCAGGCAGTTTGAGTGAACAAACTTAGGCATACATGAAACAGGCTCTTAATACGCCTATCCTACCCAAGTAATGTGTCAGAATTTGAGTGTCTGATTTTTTGTGGAAAACCAAAAGAAGCAAAAGGATCAGGGCTGGAGTACAGCACAAGGATAAATCCAGCAAAAAAGggtgaaagaggccacagcagGAGAAGGGTTTCAGCACCACACTGGTAAGAGTGAAAGATAGAACATAGTATTAGGTATTATACAAACATGCAAGGCTTAAAAGGATGATCAAATCAGAGCAGATCGGATGCGAGTTAAATTGGCTCTGGACCAAGCAAGAGCTTTTGTCAACGACACTTTTTAGTCCCTCTCAGGAAATACTGTGACCTACATAGAGAAGAAAGATGTGACACTAAACCTGCTTAAGACATCTGGAATTTGttactttaaccagtgctgtttCAGTACTGTACAAAATTCTAACTGAAATATGCTATGCATGTGATACATATGCAAGTATGTGTTTAGCAGCTAAATGATAATTTACAAATGAGCTAAGTCTGTGGTTCTTAAAATAGGTTCTGTGGCCTCTAAAAATCAGTTTTTATGGCAATTATGGCAAAAGCGAAATTCTTCCTGAAAGTTTACAAAAGGTTTAGTGGTACTGCCATTTCTATTTGAAACAAAGAACATTTGTAATTgaattgctttttaaaaagcCCAGTTGCTTTAGGCTGTGTTTAGGGAAATTCAGGATATGTAGTCATCCTggtcttgtgtatgtgtaatgacGTAGATTGTTGAGCAATATTCccaattttttttctataaaagctCGGACCAAAGCCCAGACTACATCAGTTTGTTAGAAGGGAAGCAAGATGAAGACTTACTATCAGTTGTGCATCCTGGTTGCCATGGTGTTCAGGGTTCGCTCAGACCCAATACCACTGACTAATGACTCGAATGATGAAGAGTTTGCAAAGGTAAGAATGGCATTGCATGACTGTGCAACTTgaattttttcttgttttaatattcttttatttgacattttatcTAGCTAGATTTCTAACTGCACATTTTTCCATTTAACCAGAATTACTTGAAGAAACTGTACAACATGCAAGATGAGAACAAACCATCTTTGGGGCGCAAGGTCAATGAGATGAGCTTGAAGCTCAGTGAGATGCAGCAGTTTTTCAAGTTAAATGTGACAGGAACTCTGGACGCTGAAACActggagatgatgaagaagcCCCGCTGTGGTGTTCCAGATGTTTCTTCATACAGGGCCATAGCTTTTTCTAACAAATGGTCTAAAAACAGCTTGACCTACAGGTACCTAAGCAGTGTAGTTTATTAAGTTAAACCATTCTGTGGTCATGAAACAATCAGGTGAATAGATTTAATAAGTTACAATTCGTTATTTTTATTGTACAGAATTGAGAATTACACTCCTGACATGTCTAAGGCTGAAGTGGACGACTCTATCGAGAGAGCGCTGCAAGTCTGGGCTCGGGTCACTCCACTGAAGTTTACTCGCATCTACGATGGTGTAGCCGACATCATGATCTCTTTTGCTGTCGGAGGTCAGTCTCCTACTTTACTTAGAGTCCTGTCTTGAAAAGTCTTTCCTGCAGAATATTGcagaatatttcattaaaaaatattttggtaCTAAACAAAATGGCACTTTTTGCCATaataaacatagaaattgtAATTTTCCATTTCCAGATCACCGTGATGGATCTCCATTTGATGGACCTAATGGTATCTTGGCTCATGCATTTTTCCCTTCCCCTGGCATCGGTGGAGACGCccattttgatgatgatgagaccTTCACCTTCAAATCTTCGCGGGGTGATTATGCTTCatgttttgtaaaaaaacaaacaaaaaaaaaacatacacaatcCAATATGAACTATGCATCATAAACAACATGTATTCTTCCATAGGATACAACCTGTTCATCGTGGCTGCTCATGAATTTGGACACTCTTTGGGCCTTGACCATTCTAATGTTCCTGGTGCTCTGATGTATCCAACATACAGCTACAGCCCTCCTGACACGTTTGTTCTGCCCAGAGATGATGTTAATAGAATTCAGTCTCTGTATGGTATGTTTCGGTAATACTTCAGGAAAAGCTTTTGGTGATTTCCCCAGCATGTTATTAACAAAGTAAAATCACTTCAACAGGATCAAGTACTGTCAATCCCGATAAGCCTGACCCTGAACCACCAGTCAACCCTAATGCCTGTGTCCCGGATGCTGTTACAACCCTGCATGGAGAAAAGCTCTTCTTCAAGAACAGGTACACATGGACCCCAAAGTTACCTCATTAACCTATTTCTAATCCATGTTTGAGATGTCTGACCATCTAATACTAGTTTCTGTTCTTCAGGTTCCTCTGGCGCAGTCACCCACAGCTTACCACAACCACAAAATATCCGATCAAGCGTTTCTGGCGCAATATTCCAGATAATATTGATGCTGCTTTTGAGCATACATCAGCTGATTTGGTGTACATCATTAAAGGTAAAACAAAGCTTTCCAATGCAAACAATACCGGTTTACTAGCGGTATTAGATATGAGTTAGTGTTAACTTGTGCTTATGATCTTCAGGTCAGAAGGTCTGGGCTGTTCGCAGTTTCAAGGTTGTGAAAAGCATGAGTCTCAGTGCCTTGGGCTTGCCAGCAGCAGTGAAGCAGATCGACGCTGCCCTTTATGATGAATTTTCCAGAAAGGTGCTGTTTTTTGTTGGCAGGTCATACTACAGGTAACTCTTATTGTCTCGCTATATTAAAGCCATCAAATAAATACTTTCCCCTTTTCAACATGTtaagtagtattttttttttccagctacGACATGAACAGGAAGGCGATGGACAGAGGCTACCCGAAATTAGTGACAACAAGCTTCCCAGAAGTGACCAAAAAAGTTACTGCAGCTTTTCAGGAAGATGGtcagtattttaaaaatatatttccaaACTCCTAAGTAATAAGAGTCATCAACTTTAACTAAAGTGACACATTATATGTTTTTTCAGGTTATAACTATCTCTTCAGTGGGTCAGAGGTTTTCCAGTATAATAACGGAAGGCTGGTGAAGGTGCTGAAAAGCAACCACTTCTTGCAGTGCTAGTTATTTATACACACTGCCTTATGGACAGCTGGAAGAATCATTTGTAAAGTgtattgtgtgagttgtgttttTGAAATAAAACATGTTATTGGAATTTCAGCCTATTGTGATGTTGGTATATTAGCCAGATACTATATCTAAATGTATTTTCAAATTGCAAATTAAAGACACTAAACATTAAACTGATATTTGGGAATGTGGTATTTAGTTCACTAGTATTTGGGACAGTGGGATTTGAGATGGTGGCATTTGGAACAGTCGTATTTGTGACAGTGGGATTTGGGACATTGGGGCTGTGGGTTTTAAGATGGTGATAATTTGAATAGTAATATTTCGGACAGTGATATCTGAGATGGTAGTATTGAAGCTGTTTATGTTTGGGGTGATGGGATTTGGGACAGTTACAATTGGCACTTTGGGTTCAGTGGTATTCACCAGGGTGATACCTGGAACAGTGATATTTGGGAATGTGGTATTTAGGTCACTAGTATTTGGGACAGTGGGAATTGAGGTGGTGGCATTTGGAACAGTTGTATTTGGGACATTGTTACAGTGGGATTTTAGATGGTGATAATTGGAATGGTAATATCTGGGACAGTGATAACTGAGATGGTTGTATTGGAGATGTTGATATTTTGGACAGTGATGTTTGGGATGATGGGATTTGGGACAGTTGTATTTGGTACATTATGATAGTAGCACCTGAGTGGTATTTATCAATATCCTGTCACTGAAGACATGATGTTAATCATCACATTGTCTTAACTAAAGATTTATAGGATATGGCTCAACTGATGTCTGCTCCAGACAAGGCAAAAtaacaatataagttatgttACCATGATtttacagcaacaacaacaacaacaaataagtatatattataatgagtataaaatgtacttaaaacaatgcatttttaaaaatcatgtaGAATTCTATACATGAATAGAATTCTACATAAAAGGCAAATATACTGTCTAATGGACTGTGTAAATCTCATTAGAGCATTAGAATAAACACAATaagatcataaaaaaaatcaataaaaaaagatatttgCAATAATGTATtatcaaacattttaaaaaactgaacagaataaaaatattcattaagaaaaacatttaaaactatgAATTTggccattaaaataaaaaatatatatttcttttgtaTAAGGATGGGTACTACTTTTATGCACAAAGTAATATTTATTACCTTCACGATTTAAAGCTTTTAAATGGGAGAAAAGTAAATGTCTGCTTATAACCACCAGGAGAGGGTGCTGTCTTACAACACTTACTGGTTTAAATCACATCTTCTGTTTAAATGAAACACATCAGCAGTGACATGTCCTGATCCTCATCAGCTGTTTAAATTCAGACAAACCAGTCTGTGTTGGTTAGACCCTGCCTTGCATGCTGGTTGAACATACTCCATGGATCACACCTTCTGAAATACAGCCATCTAGAAGCTTCTCTCTCTGGTTAGACTCTGCTTTGCATCTCAGTTGAACATACTTCAGAGATCACACCTTCTAAGGTATGGAtatggtggctcagtggtcaaggcactgggtcactgatcagaaggttgaggTTCAAGCCACCAAGCTATCaatgttgggcccttaaccccgcttggttaaggctctgggttgttgatagGAGTCTTGTGGTTCATAGCTGATAAAGGACCCCtacccaacttcctcagcttctTCTTTTAATGCCTCTTCTCATGTAGACTGTGGATTCAGGTGAAGCAGGTGCCTGCAAATCCCATGCAGCTGATCTCAACCAAGTCACACTGGGTTCTCCGCTTGATTCAGCAGCCCTGCTCCACAAGTTCCTCAAAATTCTTGTTGGCATCTTCAGAATCCCACTTAGATATGGAAAGAACAAGCAGAACCTCTTCATGCTAAAAGGAAATTTAAAGAGACTGTGCAAAACCAGAGTATCTCCACTTCTTCAAATTTACCAGCGTTAACATTGCATAATATTGTCTGTACAGTTTAGATCAGTAGATTGTGCTGTTGTATGTTTCAAAGGTGCTAGACATTCTGCCAAAATATCATGTGAATAATGATGAAATGCTGCTGAATGTTTTTGGAGAAGGAAAAGACATTGCTTCATTTCCAGGGTCTCATTTTCTCACCACAGTGGTAGTTTGCATAATTTAACTGATAATTATTAACAAAGATAGTTGGTCAGACATTGTGAAATAATAGAATACAGTATTGATATGTAACGGTAACAGGAACCACCTGATGAAGTGGTTTGTGTCTTTCACACTAAAGAGGTGAAAGGGCTCTCCTGTAAGGAAGTAATTCAGGGCTTGTAACATGATGTGAGCACCACCTGCTAAATTactctgtataaataaaaacccAGACAATGGAGAAGAAACTGGCGAAGAATCTGGCGAAATCATCCGACACCAGAGCATAAGATATAGATACAAACTGTTTTTTTGGAACCCAGGTGAGGTTTTCCACAACAGCAGGAACCAATTTCTAACGTGCAGAGCATCAAAGAAGCACAAGGATCAGGGCTAAAGAGCAGAAAAAGGATCAATACAAGAAGTCAAAGGCTGAAAGCAGCCACAGCTAGAAACGTATTGTGACCTATGGTAGCAAACCCTGCACTGAGAAGAAAGATGTAACACTTAATCTGCTTAAGAAATCTGTAATTTACTACTTTAACCAATGCTGTTTCAGTACTGTACAAAATTCTAACTGAAATATGCTATGCATGTGATAcatatgtgagtatgtgtttagCTACAAAGTGATAATTTACAAATGAGCCAAAAGTCTTAAAATGGGTTCTGTAGCCAATAAAGGTCAGTTTCTATTGCAATTTTGAATCTAGTAATTTTAATAACACAGGTACTGTGGGTTTTATGGCTTCCGTTAACTGCCAACATATTACTGCGCccatgtaaataatgtaactatgtttttttaattgaataaaGGCagttgaggataaaatgttgtaTCCATTGATATGTCTTGAAATCAAGTATATCCTTTGTTTTGACAAAACACAGACCtgataatattttgtttaactTATATAAATGGATGCTGCATCTGAGAACATGCAGCAGTATGGATATTTCAAAAGATAATGCTATTATTCAGGCAGTTTGAGTGAACAAACTTAGGCATACATGAAACAGGTTCTTAATACGCCTATCCTACCCAAGTAATGTGTCAGAATTTGAGTGTCTGATTTTTGTGGATGGGAaccaaacataaaaacaattcacaatTATTTAAACTGGTTATCTGCAGGTTGACGTAATTGGCCGAACATTCAAGGGAAATGATGATGATATCAGCAGATATGCAGTCAAGCTGAAAAACCCAAATACAGACAATAGTATTTGCCAACATCCTGCCTTAGGGGTGTAATGTGGCTTGTTTTGAGTTAGAATGAGAATTACAGCATATGGCTCAACATCAACTGGGGAAGACCCAGCTTAAAGCAGCAACAAAGCAGGAATGTGTTGACAACCAATAAGGcctcacaaaaaacaaaatagaaaaacCCCACAGAATCTGATTCTAACTAAAGACAAATCATTAATggtaaaaaaaaggtaaaaaagcCATGCTAAAATCCTCCAACAACATCAGAATAAAAGCTATATATTAATTCCAGCATGCCTCACCTGAGGGTGATCTCTGTGATTTTGTCCTGAAAACTTAGCTGCCTACTTCAACCTTGAGCTGATCCACCACTTAATCTTCCTTGTATAATTaatgttgtttgttttcttgcagCTAACTCTAAGTCAATGTTTACAGTTACTGCACTTTTTGTTCATTTGAGACTACATACAAGCAGCAGGATTTTTAATtccctgatgtgatgtgaaataAGAGCTTAAGTATATGTCACTACTGTTTCTAAAATatgttttactgtgtatttGTTTCTAGGACCTCCAACATCCATTGTAATACTTAAAAGGACACATTTCCATGTGTTTGGAATTACTTTGGGATTGGAATATTTGGGATTTGGGACAGTTTTATTTGGTAAATTCGGGCAATGGTTTTTAGTGTGGTGATACTTGGAACAGTGATATTTGTGAATGTGGTATTTGGGTCAGTATTATTTGGGACAGTGGGATTTAGGACACGGGGACAGTGAGATACGAGATGGTTATAATTGGAATAGTAATATTTAAGACAGTGATGGTAGCACTGGAGATGTTGGGACAAATGGATTCGAGACAGTTGTATTTGTTACACTGGGACAGTAGTACCTGAGACAGTGGTATTTGTAACAGTGGTATTTGGGACATTGTTATTTGAGATCACGTTATTGACACAATGGTATTTGTCAATATCCTGTCACTGAAGACATGATGTTACTCATCGCATTGTCTTAACTAAAGAGTTATAGGATATGGCTCAACTGACTTCTGCTTCAGACAAGACAAAATAACAGAATTTACCGtgatttaacaacaaaaaataaaacaagtatTCTTAAAacagtacatttaaaaaatcatcaaaattattcataaataGAATCTTACACAATATGCAAATAATCTGTCTAATGGACCATGTAGGTCTCATTAGAGCATGAGTATAAACACAATaagatcatttaaataaataactaagatGTTTACAATAATGCTTTTTCGAGCATTCAAAAATCCAAGCAAAATAACTgaagagaataaaaatatttattaaaaacttgTCAGTGAAAGTATGAATTTGCAAATAAAAAAGATATTACTTCTGCATAACAATGGATACTACAAGATCGCTTTTTTTGCTCAAAGTAATGTTTATTACCTTCAAGATTTGAAGCTTTTAAATGGAAGAAAATGAATGTCAGGGGAATTTGCTAATAACCACCAGGAGAGGGTGCTGCCTTACAATACTtcacaaaaaaatcacatcttcTGTTGCAAAGAAACACATCAGCAGTGACATGTCCTGGAATCATCAGCTGTTCAAATTCAGACAAACCATTCTGCCTTGGTTAGACTCTGCTTTGCATCCCAGTTGAACATACTTCAGGGATCACACCTTCTAAGGTATGGAcatggtggctcagtggtcaaggcactgggtcactgatcagaaggttgaggTTCAAGCCTCCAAACTGCCAAGCTATCaatgttgggcccttaaccccactTGGTCCAGGGGCTTGAATCCTGGGCCTGTGCTGgttcaaatggttaaggctctggtttgttgattggaggattggggttcaaagTGGTTCATACCTGATAAAGGACCCCTACCCAGCTTCTTCTTTATATACACTCATCTAAAAGCTTCTCTGCTGGTGCCTCTACTGACTCTACTCATGTAGACTGTGGATTCAGGTGAGGCAGGTGCGATCCAATCTCAACTAAGTCACACTGGGTTCTCCGCTTGATTCAGCAGCCCTGCTTCACAAGGTCCTCAACCTTCTTGTTGGCATCTTCCACTCTCAGAATCCCACATAGATATGGAAAGAACAAGCAGAACCTCTCCTTGCTAAAAGGAAATTTAATGAGACTGTCCAAAACCAGAGTATCTTCACTTCTTCAAATTTACTAACCTTAACATTGCATAATATTGTCTGTACAGTTTAGATCAGTAGATTGTGCTGTTGTATATCTCAAATGTGCTAGACATCCTGCCAACATATCACAATTGTATGATGATGAAATTCTGCGGAAGGTTtttggagaagaaaaaagacatTGCTTCATATCCAGGGACTCATTTTCTCACCACAGTGATAGTTTGCATAATTTAACTGagaattattaataaagataGTTGGTCAAACACTGTGAAATAATAGAATACagttgtatattgtatattgatATGTAACATGGTAACAGGAACCACTTGGTGAAGAAGTATGTCAGGGCTATTAACATGTTATGAGCACCACCTTCTCCATTACTCTAGATGAATGAAAACCCAGTTGGTTTCAGAAAGTTCTATATTATGTTAAAGAATTATTATGTGCATTTTTCTACAACTGAACTGGCACTTGAACTGGTAGTCAGTCCAGCTGAATACTGTACCTCCAGAACTTTTCCTGGGTGCAGAGTCACAATATGCAGACTAGTTGCAAGGAAAAATGAGCTCcctgaaatgaaaataagaaagaaacagCCATTCTGGTGAGATCACCTGACTCCAGAACATAAGACATAGGCACAAACTGTTTCTTGGAATATCAAGTGTTTAACAtaaattaacataaacacaatgCACAATTATGGGATTGTGtaagtgaaagagtgtgtgtatgtgccctgcaatgggttggcactctgtccagggtgtatcctgccttgatgcccgatgacgcctgagataggcacaggctccccttGACCCAAGGACagattggataagcggtacagacaatgaaaggTTGACATAATTAGCCAAAGATTAAAGGGAAATGATGATGATATCAGCAGATACGCAGTCAAGCTGAAAAACCCAAATACAGACAATAGTATTTGCCAACATCCTGCCTTAGGGGTGTAATGTGGCTTGTTTTGAGTGAGCATGAGTTGTACAGCATATGGCTCAACATCAACTGGGGAAAGACCCAGCTTAAAGCAGCACAAAGCGGGAATGTGTTGGCAACGAATAAGGcctcacaaaaaacaaaacagaaaaaaatcacagattcTACACTGATTCTAACTAAAGACAAATCATTAATATGATAATA encodes:
- the LOC131367144 gene encoding uncharacterized protein LOC131367144; amino-acid sequence: MKTYYQLCILVAMVFRVRSDPIPLTNDSNDEEFAKNYLKKLYNMQDENKPSLGRKVNEMSLKLSEMQQFFKLNVTGTLDAETLEMMKKPRCGVPDVSSYRAIAFSNKWSKNSLTYRIENYTPDMSKAEVDDSIERALQVWARVTPLKFTRIYDGVADIMISFAVGDHRDGSPFDGPNGILAHAFFPSPGIGGDAHFDDDETFTFKSSRGYNLFIVAAHEFGHSLGLDHSNVPGALMYPTYSYSPPDTFVLPRDDVNRIQSLYGSSTVNPDKPDPEPPVNPNACVPDAVTTLHGEKLFFKNRFLWRSHPQLTTTTKYPIKRFWRNIPDNIDAAFEHTSADLVYIIKGQKVWAVRSFKVVKSMSLSALGLPAAVKQIDAALYDEFSRKVLFFVGRSYYSYDMNRKAMDRGYPKLVTTSFPEVTKKVTAAFQEDGYNYLFSGSEVFQYNNGRLVKVLKSNHFLQCEAGACKSHAADLNQVTLGSPLDSAALLHKFLKILVGIFRIPLRYGKNKQNLFMLKGNLKRLCKTRKRSKMKTYYQLCILVAMVFRVRSDPIPLTNDLNDEEFAKNYLKKLYNMQEENKPSFGRKVNEMSLKLSQMQQFFRLNVTGTLDTETLEMMKKPRCGVPDVAAFSADSSSNKWPTNKLTYRIENYTPDMSVAEVDDSIERALQVWARVTPLRFTRIYSGVADIMISFTVGDHGDGSPFDGPNGLLAHAFGPAVGLGGDTHFDDDETFTFKSDDGYILFLVAAHEFGHALGLDHSSDPGALMNARYTYRDVDNFLLPGDDVGKIQALYGPNPEMPDVPTPPSTPNACDRNLVLDAVTTLRGEMYFFKDKFFWRLHPQNPQTEQFLIKSFWPELPDNIDAAFEDPSDDLVYIFKGQKVLVLNAYDVVNRKTLSSFGLPASVKKITAALYDEYTGRALFFTGKKYYSYDTTNKKMDKGYPKLVDKRFQGMTGKVLAAFQQRGFTYLISGPRIFEFSKTSLMRVLDNKHFLRC